A part of Trachemys scripta elegans isolate TJP31775 unplaced genomic scaffold, CAS_Tse_1.0 scaffold_66, whole genome shotgun sequence genomic DNA contains:
- the LOC117870618 gene encoding zinc finger protein 239-like — translation RPEQQLGNQTEEKVGKSINCWETHKDVKGTPAQQRILRGKRNNPGTECGENISRCSDLINHEKIQTGEKPYECCECGKNFTQSSAFVTHQRIHTGERPYECCECGKRFAQSSALLIHQRIHTGERPYGCCECGKNFTNSSALITHQRIHTGERPYECSECGKSFTQSSNLTIHERIHRGERPYECCECGKNFPRSSALIRHQRIHAGERPYECSECGKTFTESSDLLIHQRVHTGERPYKCSDCGKTFTKRSVLVTHQRIHTGERPYECFECGKTFTQSSALIAHQRIHRGEKPYGCCECGKSFTDKSALIAHQRIHSGERPYECSECGKNFARNSALVTHQRIHTETCATREIDA, via the coding sequence aggccagagcagcagctgggaaaCCAGACAGAGGAAAAAGTGGGTAAATCCATTAATTGTTGGGAAACTCACAAAGATGTCAAGGGAACCCCAGCCCAGCAGAGAATCCTCAGGGGAAAGAGAAACAACCCAGGCACTGAGTGTGGGGAAAACATCAGTAGATGCTCAGACCTTATTAACCATGAGAAAATCCAgacgggagagaaaccctatgaatgctgtgagtgtgggaaaaacttcactcAGAGCTCAGCCTTCGTTACACATCAGAGAATTCACACGGGAGAaagaccctatgaatgctgtgagtgtgggaaacgcTTTGCTCAGAGTTCAGCCCTTCTgatacatcagagaatccacacaggggagcgaCCCTATggatgctgtgagtgcgggaaaaactTCACGAACAGCTCAGCCCTTATtacgcatcagagaatccacacgggggagagaccatatgaatgcagtgagtgcgggaaaagcttcactcagagctcaAACCTTACTATCCATGAGAGAATCCACAGGGGAGAGAGACcatatgaatgctgtgagtgcgggaaaaactTCCCTCGGAGCTCAGCCCTTATaagacatcagagaatccatgcGGGGGAGAGACCGTACGAATGCAGTGAatgtgggaaaaccttcactgAAAGCTCAGATCTTCTTATACATCAGAgagtccacacaggagaaagaccctataaatgcagtgactgtgggaaaaccttcactaAGAGGTCAGTCCTTGTTacgcatcagaggatccacacaggagagagaccctatgaatgctttgagtgcgggaaaaccttcactcAGAGCTCAGCGCTTAttgcacatcagagaatccacagaggggagaaaccctacggatgctgtgagtgcgggaaaagcttcactgacAAATCAGCCCTGATTgcccatcagagaatccacagtggagagagaccctatgaatgcagtgagtgcggGAAAAACTTCGCACGTAACTCAGCCCTGGTtacgcatcagagaatccacacag